The nucleotide window CTTGCGGTGACAGTCCAGGCACCAGCCCATCGTCATGGGCTCCACCTGCTCCACGCGCACCATCTGCTCCACCGCGCCGTGGCACGTCTGGCACTTCAGGCCGGCGGTGACGTGGCTGGCATGGTTGAAGAAGGCGTGGTCCGGCAACCGGTGCACGCGCACCCACTGGATGGGCGCGTTGGCCGCGACGGCCGCGGCCACCTTCTGGATTTCGGGCGAGTCCTTCTTCACCTGCGTGTGGCAGTTCATGCAGACGCTGGCGGATGGCACGCCCGCGTGACGGCTCTGCTCGGCGCCCACGTGGCAATACTGACAGTCCAGCTCGTACTGACCCGCGTGGACCGCGTGGGAGAAGGCCACCGGCTGCGCCGGCATGTGGCCCTGCTGGTTGTTCACCGGCCCGCTGCACCCGCCCAGCCCCAGCGCGAGGAGCGCGCCGGCCTGGCCGAGCGTGCGGAAGGATGCGCGGCTCATGGCGTCTCCTCACGAGGCGTGCCGAGCAGGCCCGGCTCCACCGACTCCTCCGCGCGCTGGGGCACCGACGCGCGGTTCATCCGGAGGAAGGGCGCCAGCGCCAGCAGCACGAAGCCCAGGAGCACGTGCACCTGGTAGACGGTCGGCGCCGTGAGCATCCGCGTCGCGTCCGGCTGGAAGGTCATCAGCGAGCGCACGTACGGCACGCCGATGTGCAGGTACCAGGCGGTGCCCCAGCGCAGCGCCACCGCGATGTACACGGCGGTGAGCACGTGCGCGAAGAGCAGGCCCAGCGTGAGCGCGGGCGTCCACTGCCCCTCCTTCGCCTTGCGAAGCCCCAGCGACGCGAGCCCCCAGGCGAGCAGCATCGCGCCGATGAGCTGGAGCGACTCCAGCGTGAACAGCCGCGCGGGAGAGGCGTTGAAGGCCTGCATCGCGCGAGGCGCGGCCAGCCCCAGCAGGTGGAAGAACGCGACGATGGCGACCCCGGCCAGCACCGCGCGCCCCGCGGGCGTCCAGGGCGTGGTGGGCGGAGGGGGCTCGCGCGAGGTGAGCCTCCAGAGGGTGCCCGCCAGGGCCACCCCCGCCGCCGCGTACGGCAGGACGTTGAAGAGGAACGCGTCGCTCACGACAGACCTCGCGTGGACGGAGCCGAGAACATCACTCCGATGAAGCCCAGGACCGCGGCCATG belongs to Myxococcus fulvus and includes:
- a CDS encoding cytochrome c3 family protein gives rise to the protein MSRASFRTLGQAGALLALGLGGCSGPVNNQQGHMPAQPVAFSHAVHAGQYELDCQYCHVGAEQSRHAGVPSASVCMNCHTQVKKDSPEIQKVAAAVAANAPIQWVRVHRLPDHAFFNHASHVTAGLKCQTCHGAVEQMVRVEQVEPMTMGWCLDCHRKTGAQGLTAPIASAPRKGELLALMSGEPLPEPSKLPRTLQPPSDCSSCHR
- a CDS encoding respiratory nitrate reductase subunit gamma, whose translation is MSDAFLFNVLPYAAAGVALAGTLWRLTSREPPPPTTPWTPAGRAVLAGVAIVAFFHLLGLAAPRAMQAFNASPARLFTLESLQLIGAMLLAWGLASLGLRKAKEGQWTPALTLGLLFAHVLTAVYIAVALRWGTAWYLHIGVPYVRSLMTFQPDATRMLTAPTVYQVHVLLGFVLLALAPFLRMNRASVPQRAEESVEPGLLGTPREETP